A single region of the Pseudorhodoplanes sp. genome encodes:
- a CDS encoding MMPL family transporter, translating into MLKSIIIRIVGFCTWLAWPVIILAAALTVASSVYAMRHFGITTDVSQLISTASPWRQREIAFEKAFPHRTQTILVVVQAPTPELTKQAADALAQRISGRRDHFRSVRQPDGSPFFAENALMFSSTEDIARVTGGLTELRPLIGVLSDDPSLRGVMKVVALGAGGVRAGRAKLDDMARPMNMLADTFEDVLSRKFASFSWHVLLNGKAEARQLRRFIEVDPILDFSSLEPGGEATSAIRQAAIDLNLASDYGARVRLTGPVPMADEEFATLKENALLNAVLTILAVLLILWLALRSARIILAVFLSLVVGLASTAALGLMMVGAFNMISVAFFVLFVGLGVDFGIQFSVRYRSERHENEDLSDALRNAAAKAGIPLTLAAAAVAAGFLSFLPTDYRGLSELGLIAGVGMIVAFITSITVLPALLRVLNPPGEPAPVGYAALAPVDRFMERFRIPIVLLTGAVTLIGAPLLLKLQFDFNPINLRSPKVESVATFLELRRDPEAGANSIEILAPSLAEANAIGKRLAPLPEVSRTMTLQNFVPEGQDEKLAQIRNAAKALEPVLNPRRVSARPSDAENVAALNAAADSLRQTAAEENGPGAAAAKRLSGLLSQLAKSDPALRAKAEEALIGPLMTALEDLRNMLRAQPVSLQTLPQDLVRDWMTPDGRARLEVVPKGDPNDNEVMREFAQAVLAVEPSATGAPVSLQEAGRTIVNAFLQAGFWALLTITILLWIALRRFGDVLLTLVPLLLAGVITLEVCVLIGMPLNFANIIALPLLLGVGVAFKIYYIMAWRAGRTNLLQSSLTRAIIFSALTTATAFGSLWFSSHPGTSSMGKLLALSLVCTMCAAVLFQPALMGPPRNGKEKPANGHSS; encoded by the coding sequence ATGCTGAAATCGATAATCATCCGCATTGTAGGTTTTTGCACCTGGCTGGCCTGGCCGGTGATCATTCTGGCCGCCGCGCTTACGGTCGCTTCGTCGGTTTATGCGATGCGACACTTTGGCATCACCACCGATGTCAGCCAGCTCATTTCTACCGCGTCGCCTTGGCGTCAGCGTGAGATCGCCTTCGAAAAGGCCTTTCCGCACCGCACGCAGACGATCCTTGTGGTGGTGCAGGCGCCGACACCCGAATTGACCAAGCAGGCTGCAGACGCCCTGGCGCAGCGCATCTCCGGGCGCCGCGACCACTTCCGTTCCGTGCGTCAGCCGGATGGCAGCCCCTTCTTCGCGGAGAATGCGCTCATGTTCTCCTCGACCGAAGATATCGCCCGCGTCACGGGCGGATTGACCGAGCTGCGGCCGCTGATCGGCGTGTTGTCCGATGACCCCAGCCTGCGCGGGGTGATGAAAGTGGTCGCCCTGGGCGCCGGTGGGGTGCGTGCCGGCCGCGCCAAGCTCGACGACATGGCGCGACCGATGAACATGCTCGCCGATACGTTTGAGGATGTCCTCTCCCGAAAATTTGCAAGCTTCTCCTGGCATGTTCTGTTGAACGGAAAGGCTGAAGCAAGGCAGCTCCGCCGCTTCATTGAAGTCGATCCCATACTTGACTTCAGCTCGTTGGAACCCGGCGGCGAAGCGACTAGCGCAATCCGGCAGGCCGCCATCGATCTCAATCTGGCCTCCGATTACGGCGCCCGGGTGCGGCTGACGGGTCCGGTTCCCATGGCGGATGAGGAATTCGCGACCCTCAAGGAAAATGCACTGCTGAATGCCGTGCTCACGATTCTCGCGGTGTTGCTGATCCTGTGGCTGGCACTGCGCTCGGCGCGGATCATTCTTGCGGTCTTTCTCAGCCTCGTGGTCGGCCTCGCCAGCACCGCCGCGCTCGGCCTGATGATGGTCGGTGCCTTCAATATGATCTCGGTGGCCTTCTTCGTGCTCTTTGTCGGCCTCGGTGTCGATTTCGGGATCCAGTTCAGCGTGCGTTACCGCTCCGAGCGCCACGAGAACGAGGATCTCAGCGACGCCTTGCGCAATGCTGCAGCAAAGGCGGGCATTCCCCTGACGCTGGCCGCCGCCGCTGTTGCCGCCGGCTTTCTGTCATTCCTGCCGACGGACTATCGCGGATTGTCCGAGCTCGGATTGATCGCCGGCGTCGGCATGATCGTTGCGTTCATCACCAGCATCACCGTGCTGCCCGCCTTGCTCAGGGTCTTGAATCCGCCCGGCGAACCCGCCCCCGTCGGTTACGCCGCGCTCGCGCCGGTCGACCGCTTCATGGAGCGATTTCGGATTCCCATTGTGCTCCTGACCGGAGCGGTCACGCTGATCGGCGCACCGCTGCTTCTGAAGTTGCAGTTCGATTTCAACCCCATCAATCTGCGCAGTCCCAAGGTCGAATCCGTCGCAACTTTCCTGGAATTGCGGCGCGACCCGGAAGCCGGCGCAAATTCGATTGAAATCCTGGCTCCATCGCTTGCCGAAGCGAACGCGATAGGAAAACGCCTTGCGCCCCTTCCGGAAGTTTCGCGCACCATGACGTTGCAGAATTTCGTACCGGAAGGTCAGGATGAAAAGCTCGCGCAGATCCGCAATGCGGCAAAGGCGCTCGAGCCGGTTCTCAATCCAAGACGCGTGAGCGCGCGGCCGAGCGACGCAGAAAATGTGGCCGCGCTCAACGCCGCGGCCGACAGCCTGAGGCAGACGGCCGCCGAAGAGAATGGTCCGGGCGCGGCTGCCGCGAAACGCCTGTCCGGCCTGCTGTCGCAGCTCGCCAAATCGGATCCGGCCTTGCGAGCCAAAGCCGAGGAGGCCCTGATCGGCCCGCTTATGACGGCGCTCGAAGACCTGCGCAACATGCTGCGCGCGCAACCCGTATCGCTGCAGACGCTGCCGCAGGATCTTGTCCGCGACTGGATGACGCCGGATGGCCGCGCGCGGCTCGAGGTCGTGCCCAAGGGTGACCCGAATGACAACGAGGTGATGCGTGAATTTGCCCAGGCGGTGCTGGCGGTTGAACCGAGCGCCACCGGCGCGCCGGTGTCGCTTCAGGAAGCGGGCCGCACCATCGTCAACGCCTTCCTGCAGGCCGGATTCTGGGCGCTCCTGACGATCACCATTCTGCTCTGGATTGCCTTGCGGCGGTTCGGCGACGTGCTGCTGACACTGGTGCCGTTGCTGCTGGCCGGCGTCATCACACTGGAAGTGTGCGTGCTGATCGGCATGCCGCTCAATTTCGCCAATATCATCGCCTTGCCGCTGCTGCTCGGCGTCGGGGTCGCATTCAAGATCTACTACATCATGGCCTGGCGCGCGGGACGCACCAACCTTCTGCAATCCAGTCTCACCCGCGCAATCATCTTCAGCGCGCTCACTACGGCGACGGCCTTCGGCAGCCTGTGGTTTTCGAGCCACCCGGGCACGTCGAGCATGGGCAAATTGCTGGCATTGTCGCTTGTTTGCACCATGTGCGCCGCGGTCCTGTTCCAGCCGGCGCTGA